The genomic segment GACATTCGGCAAGCTGGGGCGGGAAGCGCAAATCACTATACTCGTCATGCTGAACTTGTTTCAGCATCCATCCATCCTCACGGGCGACGCTCGATCCGGAGAAATAGATCCTGAAACAAGTTCAGGATGACGATGGTGCAAACCTCTGAAACGCTGCCGCGAGCGGACAGACCGCCTCTGGGAAACCTCTACGAATTGCAGAAGCCGGCATAAGCCTACGCGGCCCTGCCCCGGCTCTCACTCAGGTAAACCGCATGAAGCCCGACACCGCCAGGGTCAGCCCGGCCAGCAGGGTCACCACCGCCCATGCGCGGTGCATGGCGGCGAGGTTCTTGAGCCAGAGGTGGAAATAGAGGTCCGAGAAACCGGCCACGGCCAGTGCCTCGATCATCATCAACCCGCCGATGCCCTTCATCACGCAAGTAACGATGTCGCCCGAATCCCACGGGTTCACCAGATAGATCGCCGCCCCGAAGGTCAGTTCCACGGCCGCGCTCAGCAATTGCAGCGCGGGGGACTTGTCGATCTCTTCGATCATGGTGCGCCAGATGCCCGGCTGGCGCAGGGCGCCCACGGCGGCAAAAGCGGCAAACAGGCCCAGCAACGCGGCGCTCCACGCAGTGGGGTCGAAACTATTCAGCATCCTCGGTCACCTCCGCTTGGGGGGAGTGTTTGAGCATGTGAGTAAGGCCCAGCCGGGACACTGTCCAGCGCCGGTTTCGGTGCTTTTCGCCCGGCCCTGTCAGGCGCCTGCCTGCCATTGGACAATGGCGTCAACCGGCCAGACCAGCATCAGCACATTCAGCGTCAGATTGTCGCGGATCATCGCCAGCGTGAACAGTTCCAGCCCCACGCCCAGTGCCACACTGGCCCATGCCGGCAAGCGGCTGGCGAGCAGGAAGCCCAGGGTCATCCAGCCGATGTCCGACATGGAATTGACGATACTGTCCCCCGCATAGCCCCAGCTTACCGTCACCTCGCGATAGCGGTTGATGATGAAGGGGGTGTTTTCCAGCACTTCCCAGAAGCCTTCGAACCCGATGGCGATGGGCAGTGCCCAGCGCGTGGGCACACCGCCGAACAGGCGCAGGCGGCGCCACAATATATGGGCGAAGAAGTAGAACAGCAGGCCGTGGATCAGGTGGCTGGGAGAATACCAGTCCGTAATGTGCTGGCTGTTTTCGGAAGACTGGACCACCCCGTGCCACAGCTTGATCGTGCCGCATTCGCACATCACCGGGCGGTGCATCGCCAGCAGGATCGCCAGCACCAGCGCCGCCACTGCCAGTGCGGCGAACAAGGCGCGGCGATGGGGGAGCAGGGATGTCATGCGTGCTGACTGCACCGGATGGGGGCCATCCGCAAGCACACGCAATTGCCTTTTCATTTTCGCCCCCTAATCCTCCCCGCATGC from the Erythrobacter sp. SG61-1L genome contains:
- a CDS encoding DUF2585 domain-containing protein, which gives rise to MTSLLPHRRALFAALAVAALVLAILLAMHRPVMCECGTIKLWHGVVQSSENSQHITDWYSPSHLIHGLLFYFFAHILWRRLRLFGGVPTRWALPIAIGFEGFWEVLENTPFIINRYREVTVSWGYAGDSIVNSMSDIGWMTLGFLLASRLPAWASVALGVGLELFTLAMIRDNLTLNVLMLVWPVDAIVQWQAGA